Proteins found in one Solitalea lacus genomic segment:
- a CDS encoding penicillin-binding protein, with amino-acid sequence MKIKTDILLRVYVAYAVLFLFAFAIVFRICQLQFVQGGKWAKMADSLTTKFMNVEAVRGSIYSDDGSLIATSMPEYEIRMDVNADPITDEIFKDKVDSLSRSLANLFQDKTTDEYIRSLKKARAEGQRYFLVQRKVDFNELKQLKTFPIFNMGRYKGGLIVLQKNKRILPFKLLASRTIGYYVQDVKPVGLEGAYNEYISGKTGKRLMQRIAGGVWMPVNDDVEIAPVDGSDIISTLNVNIQDVAQNALLKQLVAQNAGSGTVILMEVATGEIRAIANLQRVAPGQYEEKYNTAIGSATEPGSTFKLASFLVGLEDKKFDLDDTVDVSKGYRVFRKRVMRDSHTIKDKGLTMQAVFEQSSNVGTSVAIWKGYKDQPEKFVEGLERLGLGKKMGIQIPGEARPHFKHTGDKDWYGTTLPWLSIGYEQTITPMQTLCLYNAVANNGRMVAPKFVKEIKHLGKTIEKFDTKVLVEKIVSDETLDKARTLLEGVVQNGSAKVLSTSVFPIAGKTGTAQIANGKLGYRGNLRYQASFCGYFPANNPKYSMIVVINEPTNKLYYGGAVAAPVFKEVADKVYATQLEIHQGVEKQYALNPKEVPMAKVGYRTETEYIYNKLGISYSDKTKGNWVKISQQDNSVVMNEAEVPENVVPSVVGMSLQDAIYILENAGLRAVARGSGKVVGQSISAGSQLVKGRFIGLELR; translated from the coding sequence ATGAAAATTAAGACTGACATATTGCTTCGTGTGTATGTAGCCTATGCTGTCCTGTTTCTTTTCGCTTTTGCTATTGTGTTCAGGATTTGCCAGCTACAATTTGTACAAGGTGGAAAATGGGCAAAAATGGCCGATAGTCTTACCACTAAATTTATGAATGTGGAAGCGGTTCGCGGAAGCATTTATTCCGATGATGGTAGTTTGATTGCCACGTCCATGCCTGAGTATGAAATACGCATGGATGTTAATGCCGATCCAATCACTGACGAGATTTTCAAAGATAAAGTTGATTCATTAAGTCGCAGTTTAGCAAATTTATTTCAGGATAAAACAACTGATGAATACATCAGATCGTTGAAAAAGGCCCGTGCCGAGGGTCAACGTTACTTTTTAGTTCAACGTAAAGTCGATTTTAACGAATTAAAACAATTGAAAACCTTCCCGATTTTTAACATGGGTAGGTACAAGGGAGGTTTAATTGTTCTTCAAAAGAACAAAAGGATTCTTCCGTTTAAGTTATTGGCATCAAGGACGATTGGGTATTATGTGCAAGACGTAAAGCCAGTGGGGCTGGAAGGAGCATATAATGAATACATTTCTGGCAAAACCGGAAAGCGTTTAATGCAACGTATTGCAGGTGGTGTATGGATGCCGGTAAATGATGATGTTGAAATTGCTCCCGTTGACGGTAGTGATATTATATCAACCTTAAATGTTAATATACAAGACGTTGCCCAAAATGCTTTGCTTAAACAGCTGGTTGCCCAAAATGCTGGTAGTGGTACCGTTATATTAATGGAAGTTGCCACTGGGGAAATTAGAGCAATCGCCAATTTGCAACGTGTAGCACCCGGGCAATATGAAGAAAAATACAATACGGCCATAGGATCAGCAACAGAGCCCGGATCTACTTTTAAACTTGCTTCTTTCCTGGTGGGTTTAGAAGATAAGAAATTTGACCTAGATGATACAGTCGATGTAAGTAAAGGGTACAGAGTGTTCAGAAAGCGGGTCATGCGAGATTCCCATACCATTAAAGACAAAGGACTGACTATGCAAGCCGTTTTTGAGCAGTCATCAAATGTAGGTACTTCTGTAGCTATTTGGAAAGGGTATAAGGATCAACCGGAGAAGTTTGTGGAAGGTTTGGAGCGTTTAGGATTGGGTAAAAAGATGGGTATACAAATTCCTGGTGAAGCTCGTCCGCATTTTAAACATACCGGAGATAAAGATTGGTATGGAACTACGTTGCCTTGGCTTTCTATAGGGTATGAGCAAACCATTACACCAATGCAAACACTTTGCTTGTACAATGCGGTTGCTAATAATGGAAGGATGGTGGCCCCTAAATTTGTTAAAGAAATAAAACATTTAGGAAAAACTATTGAAAAGTTTGATACCAAAGTCTTGGTTGAAAAAATCGTATCCGATGAAACCCTTGATAAAGCACGCACCTTGCTGGAAGGTGTAGTGCAAAATGGATCGGCTAAAGTGCTAAGCACTTCAGTATTTCCTATTGCCGGCAAAACGGGTACAGCACAAATTGCAAATGGTAAACTCGGGTACCGTGGAAATTTACGTTACCAGGCTTCTTTCTGTGGGTACTTTCCTGCAAATAACCCAAAATATTCAATGATTGTGGTTATTAATGAGCCTACAAACAAATTGTACTATGGTGGCGCTGTCGCAGCTCCTGTATTTAAAGAAGTTGCAGATAAGGTTTATGCCACTCAATTGGAGATTCATCAAGGGGTTGAAAAACAATATGCTTTAAACCCTAAAGAGGTACCAATGGCCAAAGTAGGGTACAGAACCGAAACGGAATATATATACAATAAGCTTGGTATTTCTTATAGTGATAAGACCAAGGGGAACTGGGTGAAAATTAGTCAACAGGACAATTCTGTGGTGATGAATGAGGCAGAAGTTCCTGAAAATGTGGTGCCAAGTGTTGTTGGTATGAGTTTGCAGGACGCTATTTATATTTTAGAAAATGCCGGTTTAAGAGCCGTTGCCAGAGGTAGTGGTAAAGTAGTAGGACAGTCAATATCGGCTGGATCACAACTTGTTAAAGGTAGATTTATTGGGTTAGAACTAAGGTAA
- a CDS encoding FtsL-like putative cell division protein — MQNTLRDDLEPKLKETPKEPRTLPRNFFTLLLKGEYISEEKAVSWLPYFVFLGFVALFYITNRHYAERNIRTIDKANKELKELRWEYMTTKAELMFLSKQTEVAARAEKVGLKESIEPPKKIVIKEDEN; from the coding sequence ATGCAAAATACACTGAGGGATGACCTCGAGCCCAAGTTAAAAGAGACTCCAAAGGAGCCTAGGACGCTACCTCGTAATTTCTTTACCTTGCTTCTGAAAGGCGAGTATATCTCTGAAGAGAAAGCAGTATCGTGGTTGCCGTATTTTGTGTTCTTAGGTTTTGTTGCCTTGTTTTATATCACCAATCGTCATTATGCCGAGCGAAACATAAGAACGATAGATAAGGCTAACAAAGAGCTGAAAGAGCTGCGATGGGAGTATATGACAACCAAAGCAGAGTTGATGTTTTTAAGCAAGCAGACTGAAGTTGCTGCTCGTGCCGAAAAAGTAGGATTAAAAGAGTCAATAGAGCCACCCAAAAAAATAGTAATTAAAGAGGATGAAAATTAA
- the rsmH gene encoding 16S rRNA (cytosine(1402)-N(4))-methyltransferase RsmH: MSYHKPVMLQECLDGLNINPNGVYVDVTFGGGGHSKAILEKLDKGTLISFDQDPDAEANAPVDDRFIFVPQNFRYLKKFCKLNGFPKVDGILADLGVSSHQFDSAERGFSIRFDADLDMRMDQSSELTAQKVINEYDEADLHRIFGMYGEIINSKTLAKTIAVARLREPINTIAQLKEIVKPLVKRGKENQYYAQLFQAIRIEVNQELEALQEMLEQSVEILNPGGRLVVMSYHSLEDRMVKNFINKGKFKGDVEKDFFGNEIKPFEQLTRKAIVPTAEEIKENNRARSAKLRIGMKL, encoded by the coding sequence ATGAGTTATCATAAACCGGTAATGCTACAAGAATGTCTGGATGGATTGAATATCAATCCTAATGGAGTTTATGTTGACGTTACATTTGGAGGTGGAGGGCATTCAAAGGCTATTCTTGAAAAATTGGATAAAGGAACATTGATTTCTTTTGATCAGGATCCTGATGCAGAGGCCAATGCTCCTGTGGACGATCGTTTCATCTTTGTTCCTCAGAATTTCAGGTACTTAAAAAAGTTTTGCAAGCTAAACGGCTTTCCTAAGGTTGATGGCATTTTGGCTGATCTAGGAGTTTCTTCTCATCAGTTTGATAGTGCAGAGCGTGGCTTTTCAATCAGGTTTGATGCAGACTTGGATATGCGCATGGATCAGTCGTCAGAACTGACGGCCCAGAAAGTTATCAATGAGTATGATGAGGCTGATTTGCACCGTATTTTTGGTATGTACGGAGAAATTATCAACTCAAAAACGCTGGCCAAAACGATTGCAGTTGCCCGTTTGAGGGAGCCGATTAATACCATAGCGCAATTAAAGGAAATTGTAAAACCTTTGGTTAAGCGTGGGAAAGAAAATCAATATTATGCCCAGTTGTTTCAGGCGATTCGAATTGAAGTAAATCAAGAATTAGAGGCGCTTCAGGAAATGTTGGAACAGTCAGTTGAGATATTAAATCCAGGTGGTCGTTTGGTAGTGATGTCTTATCACTCATTGGAGGATCGCATGGTTAAGAATTTCATCAATAAAGGGAAGTTTAAAGGTGACGTAGAAAAAGATTTCTTCGGAAATGAAATAAAGCCTTTTGAACAGTTGACCCGCAAAGCAATTGTTCCTACGGCAGAAGAGATCAAAGAAAATAATCGTGCGCGCAGCGCCAAGCTCAGAATAGGAATGAAGTTGTAA
- the mraZ gene encoding division/cell wall cluster transcriptional repressor MraZ, translating into MTQFIGEYDCKVDPKGRVMIPAGLKKQLPQEALDKFVINRGFEKCLVLYPYNVWQKISAEVNKLNLYNQKNRNFARYFFRGATELTLDANGRVLFPKSLLEYAGISTDLVLFPYSDRIEVWSKEAYDDLLNEEPEDFALLAEEVMGGATGERSEHELS; encoded by the coding sequence ATGACGCAATTTATCGGAGAATATGACTGCAAAGTTGATCCCAAAGGAAGGGTAATGATACCTGCTGGGCTCAAAAAGCAGCTTCCTCAGGAGGCGTTGGATAAGTTTGTGATTAACAGAGGTTTTGAAAAATGTTTGGTCCTTTATCCGTATAATGTTTGGCAAAAAATCAGTGCTGAAGTCAACAAGCTGAATCTGTATAATCAAAAGAATAGGAATTTTGCACGTTATTTCTTTCGTGGAGCAACAGAGCTGACGCTGGATGCGAACGGTCGGGTGCTCTTTCCAAAGTCATTGTTGGAATATGCCGGTATTAGCACTGACTTAGTGTTGTTTCCATATTCCGATAGAATTGAAGTTTGGTCGAAAGAAGCATATGATGACCTGTTAAATGAAGAACCTGAGGATTTTGCATTGTTAGCAGAGGAAGTAATGGGTGGAGCAACTGGAGAAAGGAGTGAACATGAGTTATCATAA
- a CDS encoding inorganic phosphate transporter, which yields MTLLIIIIVLALIFDFINGFHDAANSIATIVSTKVLTPVQAVIWAAFFNVMAFWIFELHVADTIAKTVKTDAITLEVIFAGLSAAIIWNLITWWAGIPSSSSHTLIGGFAGAAIAHAGFGVVKIDVIMPILLFIVAAPIIGMLISYFISVIMLWLCRKGNPYKLNNSFKGLQLLSSAMFSLGHGGNDAQKVMGIIAAALVVYANQHPDNLPQWMVVIREAGKIKHIPSWVIIGCYSAIGFGTLFGGWKIVKTMGTKITKMTPFEGVAAEMAGAVTLFTTAELGIPVSTTHTITGSIIGVGLTKRISAVRWGVTISLLWAWVLTIPISGLFAAGFYWLLTALNIVAN from the coding sequence ATGACTCTGCTGATTATTATCATCGTTTTAGCCCTGATATTCGATTTTATCAATGGTTTTCACGATGCTGCAAACTCAATTGCAACCATAGTATCCACCAAAGTACTAACTCCTGTTCAGGCAGTAATTTGGGCGGCATTTTTTAACGTAATGGCTTTTTGGATATTTGAACTGCATGTTGCTGATACAATTGCCAAAACCGTTAAAACAGATGCCATTACCCTTGAGGTTATATTCGCAGGATTATCTGCTGCTATTATCTGGAATCTTATCACCTGGTGGGCAGGAATTCCTTCAAGCTCCTCTCATACCTTAATTGGAGGCTTTGCCGGAGCTGCTATTGCTCATGCTGGTTTTGGTGTAGTGAAAATAGATGTGATTATGCCAATTCTGCTATTTATCGTTGCTGCTCCAATAATCGGAATGCTTATTTCATATTTCATTTCGGTCATTATGTTGTGGTTATGTCGTAAGGGTAATCCATATAAGCTGAATAATTCATTTAAAGGCTTACAATTGCTTTCATCGGCTATGTTTAGCTTAGGACATGGAGGTAATGATGCGCAAAAGGTAATGGGTATTATTGCAGCCGCATTAGTTGTATATGCTAATCAGCATCCTGATAATCTTCCACAATGGATGGTTGTAATTCGCGAGGCCGGTAAGATCAAGCATATTCCTTCATGGGTGATAATCGGTTGTTACTCTGCAATTGGTTTTGGTACATTGTTTGGCGGTTGGAAAATCGTTAAAACCATGGGTACTAAAATAACCAAGATGACTCCGTTTGAAGGTGTTGCTGCAGAAATGGCTGGTGCAGTTACACTTTTTACCACCGCTGAGTTGGGTATCCCGGTTAGTACTACTCATACTATTACCGGTTCAATTATCGGAGTGGGCTTAACTAAGCGGATTTCTGCAGTAAGATGGGGAGTAACCATTAGTCTTTTATGGGCTTGGGTGCTAACTATCCCTATTTCAGGTTTGTTTGCAGCCGGCTTTTACTGGTTGTTAACGGCACTAAATATTGTTGCCAACTAG
- a CDS encoding DUF47 domain-containing protein, whose translation MSLNSIFQFFVPKDKKFFPLFEQATSNLTTMSGVMVELINTKTVDERNALIRKIDDLEHVGDSITHAILTELSSNFITPFDREDIHDLASVIDDVADFLNGSAKDFLLYDIIDFSPSIKELVNLIHQGAEQLQIAVRELNSLKNIKAINEAIVKIHSLENKADNVLDQALADLFKHEEDVKELIKMKEVLSMLELATDKCEDAANVISSIVLKNS comes from the coding sequence ATGTCATTAAATTCAATCTTTCAATTTTTTGTTCCTAAGGACAAAAAATTCTTTCCCCTGTTTGAGCAAGCAACTTCCAACCTTACCACCATGTCGGGTGTTATGGTTGAATTAATCAATACCAAGACGGTAGATGAGCGTAATGCTCTGATTCGTAAAATTGACGACTTGGAGCACGTGGGAGATAGCATAACGCATGCTATCCTAACAGAGTTGAGCAGTAATTTCATTACTCCTTTTGATCGTGAAGATATTCATGATCTGGCGTCGGTTATTGACGACGTGGCTGACTTCTTAAATGGTTCAGCTAAAGATTTCCTGCTTTATGATATTATTGATTTTTCACCTTCTATTAAAGAGCTGGTAAATCTTATTCACCAAGGAGCAGAGCAGCTTCAAATTGCAGTAAGAGAGCTGAATAGCTTGAAAAATATTAAAGCAATTAATGAGGCTATTGTTAAGATTCACAGTCTTGAAAACAAAGCAGATAATGTTTTGGATCAGGCACTGGCTGATTTGTTTAAGCATGAGGAAGATGTGAAAGAATTGATTAAGATGAAAGAAGTTCTTTCTATGCTTGAACTGGCAACAGATAAGTGTGAAGACGCTGCCAATGTAATTTCTTCAATTGTATTAAAGAACTCATAA
- a CDS encoding phosphoglycerate kinase, with protein MNTIDNFNFSGKKALIRVDFNVPLNESFEITDDTRIQESAPTIKKILADGGMPILMSHLGRPKGVEEKYSLKHVQAHVAKVMGAEVIFASDCVGDVAENAAVGLKPGQILLLENLRFHKEEEAGDEAFAQKLAKLGDIYVNDAFGTAHRAHASTAIIAKFFPKAKCFGYLMAKEIVAIDKVLKNGEKPVTAVLGGSKVSSKITIINKMLDTVNNIIIGGGMTYTFVKAKGGKVGASICEDDKMELALDILKQAEAKGVNIYIPLDVIAADSFNNDAHTQVVEVDAIPDGWQGLDAGPKTLVKFAEVVKGSKTILWNGPLGVFEFDNFSNGTKALGDAIGEATASGAFSLVGGGDSVAAVKQFGFQNKVSYVSTGGGAMLESLEGKELPGIKAILE; from the coding sequence TTCAACTTTTCAGGCAAAAAAGCGTTAATCCGAGTGGATTTTAACGTTCCATTAAACGAAAGCTTTGAGATTACTGATGATACCCGCATTCAGGAATCGGCCCCAACCATTAAAAAGATTTTGGCAGACGGCGGAATGCCGATTTTGATGTCGCACTTAGGACGGCCGAAAGGTGTTGAAGAAAAGTATTCATTAAAACATGTTCAAGCACATGTGGCAAAGGTAATGGGAGCAGAAGTAATCTTTGCTTCTGATTGTGTGGGAGATGTTGCCGAAAATGCAGCTGTTGGATTAAAACCTGGACAGATTTTATTGCTTGAGAATTTACGTTTCCATAAAGAAGAAGAAGCAGGTGATGAAGCTTTCGCTCAAAAGCTTGCCAAGCTAGGTGATATTTACGTTAATGATGCTTTTGGTACGGCCCATCGTGCACATGCTTCAACTGCAATTATTGCAAAGTTCTTCCCTAAAGCAAAATGCTTTGGTTATTTGATGGCTAAGGAGATTGTCGCTATTGATAAAGTGCTTAAAAACGGAGAAAAACCGGTAACAGCAGTGTTGGGCGGTTCTAAAGTTTCTTCAAAAATCACCATCATTAACAAAATGCTTGATACTGTTAACAATATAATTATTGGTGGCGGTATGACCTATACTTTTGTGAAAGCGAAAGGCGGTAAAGTGGGTGCTTCAATCTGTGAAGATGATAAAATGGAGTTAGCGCTGGATATTTTAAAGCAAGCAGAAGCTAAAGGTGTAAATATTTACATTCCACTGGATGTAATTGCTGCTGACTCATTTAATAATGATGCTCATACCCAGGTAGTTGAAGTGGATGCAATTCCGGATGGTTGGCAAGGATTGGACGCAGGTCCGAAAACCCTGGTTAAATTTGCAGAGGTGGTTAAAGGTTCAAAAACCATTTTATGGAATGGTCCTTTGGGTGTATTTGAGTTCGATAATTTTTCCAATGGAACCAAGGCTTTGGGCGATGCTATAGGTGAAGCTACAGCTTCGGGTGCCTTCTCTTTAGTTGGCGGTGGTGATTCAGTTGCTGCCGTGAAACAATTTGGCTTTCAAAATAAGGTTAGCTATGTTTCTACCGGTGGCGGTGCTATGCTTGAATCACTAGAAGGTAAAGAACTTCCAGGTATTAAAGCTATTTTAGAATAA